One Pseudorasbora parva isolate DD20220531a chromosome 4, ASM2467924v1, whole genome shotgun sequence genomic region harbors:
- the il15 gene encoding interleukin-15 isoform X5: protein MILMTLFLAFIVGFWNRPPKLKAKRTGRCVCNPWCNEIRMECLLNSEVWNSILILSCLSALLPMAEGHAMQVLRDLQNALNETEDLFSKSDARLYTPNIDHINVCTNTFFDCFLMEMNVLLHEEDPTNPKMVEIQRTLDHYTSMNIMDGTEYYCEQEELADPKVFFKRMNTLLQKQISLCNNP, encoded by the exons ATGATTTTAATGACCCTCTTCCTCGCCTTCATCGTAGGATTTTGGAATAGGCCACCAAAACTAAAAGCAAAG AGAACTGGAAGATGTGTTTGTAACCCTTGGTGCAATGAGATTCGCATGGAATGCCTTTTGAACTCAGAGGTTTGGAATTCTATCTTAATTCTGAG ctGTCTAAGTGCTCTATTGCCCATGGCTGAAGGTCATGCAATGCAGGTCCTGCGAGACCTCCAGAATGCACTAAACGAAACGGAGGATTTATTCAGT AAATCTGATGCACGCTTGTACACTCCAAATATTGATCATATCAAT GTTTGCACAAATACGTTTTTTGACTGTTTTCTGATGGAGATGAATGTTCTCTTGCATGAAGAAGACCCCACAAATCCGAAAATGGTCGAGATACAGAGAACTTTAGACCACTATACTTCAATGAACATT ATGGATGGAACAGAATATTACTGTGAACAAGAAGAACTTGCCGACCCCAAGGTTTTCTTTAAGAGGATGAATACCCTGCTCCAGAAACAGATTTCACTTTGCAATAATCCCTAA
- the il15 gene encoding interleukin-15 isoform X1, whose product MILMTLFLAFIVGFWNRPPKLKAKRTGRCVCNPWCNEIRMECLLNSEVWNSILILSCLSALLPMAEGHAMQVLRDLQNALNETEDLFSKSDARLYTPNIDHINVCTNTFFDCFLMEMNVLLHEEDPTNPKMVEIQRTLDHYTSMNIGPRVWRKRGEEHNQRCLRSSVKFTASDGLGCRVIGWCWSTLYSEVQGLGTCTQCQSNQYLVQGPLESLFLIGHHTC is encoded by the exons ATGATTTTAATGACCCTCTTCCTCGCCTTCATCGTAGGATTTTGGAATAGGCCACCAAAACTAAAAGCAAAG AGAACTGGAAGATGTGTTTGTAACCCTTGGTGCAATGAGATTCGCATGGAATGCCTTTTGAACTCAGAGGTTTGGAATTCTATCTTAATTCTGAG ctGTCTAAGTGCTCTATTGCCCATGGCTGAAGGTCATGCAATGCAGGTCCTGCGAGACCTCCAGAATGCACTAAACGAAACGGAGGATTTATTCAGT AAATCTGATGCACGCTTGTACACTCCAAATATTGATCATATCAAT GTTTGCACAAATACGTTTTTTGACTGTTTTCTGATGGAGATGAATGTTCTCTTGCATGAAGAAGACCCCACAAATCCGAAAATGGTCGAGATACAGAGAACTTTAGACCACTATACTTCAATGAACATT ggtcccagagtctggaggaagagggGAGAGGAGCACAATCAACGTTGCTTGAGGTCTAGTGTAAAGTTCACAgccagtgatggtctggggtgccgtGTCATcggctggtgttggtccactctgtattctgaggtccaag gacttggcacctgcacacaatgccaaagcaaccagtacctggttcaAGGACCATTGgaatccctgttcttaattggccatcACACCtgctga
- the il15 gene encoding interleukin-15 isoform X3, translating to MVKSAHCACNSRPTNCFGFNAFTPIASLTVAASHQSFFFRCDFQPLVCTCLSALLPMAEGHAMQVLRDLQNALNETEDLFSKSDARLYTPNIDHINVCTNTFFDCFLMEMNVLLHEEDPTNPKMVEIQRTLDHYTSMNIGPRVWRKRGEEHNQRCLRSSVKFTASDGLGCRVIGWCWSTLYSEVQGLGTCTQCQSNQYLVQGPLESLFLIGHHTC from the exons ATGGTGAAGTCAGCACACTGTGCTTGTAACAGTAGGCCTACTAATTGTTTTGGATTCAACGCATTCACACCGATCGCTTCACTAACTGTTGCCGCCTCACACCAAAGCTTTTTCTTTCGGTGTGATTTTCAACCTCTCGTATGCAC ctGTCTAAGTGCTCTATTGCCCATGGCTGAAGGTCATGCAATGCAGGTCCTGCGAGACCTCCAGAATGCACTAAACGAAACGGAGGATTTATTCAGT AAATCTGATGCACGCTTGTACACTCCAAATATTGATCATATCAAT GTTTGCACAAATACGTTTTTTGACTGTTTTCTGATGGAGATGAATGTTCTCTTGCATGAAGAAGACCCCACAAATCCGAAAATGGTCGAGATACAGAGAACTTTAGACCACTATACTTCAATGAACATT ggtcccagagtctggaggaagagggGAGAGGAGCACAATCAACGTTGCTTGAGGTCTAGTGTAAAGTTCACAgccagtgatggtctggggtgccgtGTCATcggctggtgttggtccactctgtattctgaggtccaag gacttggcacctgcacacaatgccaaagcaaccagtacctggttcaAGGACCATTGgaatccctgttcttaattggccatcACACCtgctga
- the il15 gene encoding interleukin-15 isoform X4, whose translation MHRTGRCVCNPWCNEIRMECLLNSEVWNSILILSCLSALLPMAEGHAMQVLRDLQNALNETEDLFSKSDARLYTPNIDHINVCTNTFFDCFLMEMNVLLHEEDPTNPKMVEIQRTLDHYTSMNIGPRVWRKRGEEHNQRCLRSSVKFTASDGLGCRVIGWCWSTLYSEVQGLGTCTQCQSNQYLVQGPLESLFLIGHHTC comes from the exons ATGCAC AGAACTGGAAGATGTGTTTGTAACCCTTGGTGCAATGAGATTCGCATGGAATGCCTTTTGAACTCAGAGGTTTGGAATTCTATCTTAATTCTGAG ctGTCTAAGTGCTCTATTGCCCATGGCTGAAGGTCATGCAATGCAGGTCCTGCGAGACCTCCAGAATGCACTAAACGAAACGGAGGATTTATTCAGT AAATCTGATGCACGCTTGTACACTCCAAATATTGATCATATCAAT GTTTGCACAAATACGTTTTTTGACTGTTTTCTGATGGAGATGAATGTTCTCTTGCATGAAGAAGACCCCACAAATCCGAAAATGGTCGAGATACAGAGAACTTTAGACCACTATACTTCAATGAACATT ggtcccagagtctggaggaagagggGAGAGGAGCACAATCAACGTTGCTTGAGGTCTAGTGTAAAGTTCACAgccagtgatggtctggggtgccgtGTCATcggctggtgttggtccactctgtattctgaggtccaag gacttggcacctgcacacaatgccaaagcaaccagtacctggttcaAGGACCATTGgaatccctgttcttaattggccatcACACCtgctga
- the il15 gene encoding interleukin-15 isoform X2: MILMTLFLAFIVGFWNRPPKLKAKRTGRCVCNPWCNEIRMECLLNSEVWNSILILSCLSALLPMAEGHAMQVLRDLQNALNETEDLFSKSDARLYTPNIDHINVCTNTFFDCFLMEMNVLLHEEDPTNPKMVEIQRTLDHYTSMNIGPRVWRKRGEEHNQRCLRSSVKFTASDGLGCRVIGWCWSTLYSEVQDFIFQQDLAPAHNAKATSTWFKDHWNPCS, from the exons ATGATTTTAATGACCCTCTTCCTCGCCTTCATCGTAGGATTTTGGAATAGGCCACCAAAACTAAAAGCAAAG AGAACTGGAAGATGTGTTTGTAACCCTTGGTGCAATGAGATTCGCATGGAATGCCTTTTGAACTCAGAGGTTTGGAATTCTATCTTAATTCTGAG ctGTCTAAGTGCTCTATTGCCCATGGCTGAAGGTCATGCAATGCAGGTCCTGCGAGACCTCCAGAATGCACTAAACGAAACGGAGGATTTATTCAGT AAATCTGATGCACGCTTGTACACTCCAAATATTGATCATATCAAT GTTTGCACAAATACGTTTTTTGACTGTTTTCTGATGGAGATGAATGTTCTCTTGCATGAAGAAGACCCCACAAATCCGAAAATGGTCGAGATACAGAGAACTTTAGACCACTATACTTCAATGAACATT ggtcccagagtctggaggaagagggGAGAGGAGCACAATCAACGTTGCTTGAGGTCTAGTGTAAAGTTCACAgccagtgatggtctggggtgccgtGTCATcggctggtgttggtccactctgtattctgaggtccaag atttcattttccaacaggacttggcacctgcacacaatgccaaagcaaccagtacctggttcaAGGACCATTGgaatccctgttcttaa